A part of Oceanidesulfovibrio indonesiensis genomic DNA contains:
- the clpA gene encoding ATP-dependent Clp protease ATP-binding subunit ClpA has translation MLSKRLENVLTVAVREVRRRNHEYLTLEHLLYALVQEEQGKEILSNCGVDVSRLQNQLERFFVDHMEVIPELSTEVVQTLGVQRVLQRAILQMQSAGKEKVEVGDVLAALFDEDDSFAVYFLKSHGATRLDILEYISHHAPKSGGWKGDDSLEGKVDAGPGSKSKKNGSMLEQFTVNLVERAKAGSIDPLIGRDAEMERTVQVLARRRKNNPLFVGDPGVGKTAMAEGLALRIVNEEVPEQFHDAVIYMLDMGALLAGTKYRGDFEVRMKGVISELEKSPGAILFIDEIHTIVGAGATSGGTLDASNILKPFLASGSIRCIGSTTYEEYKNHFEKDRALSRRFQKVEISEPTVEQCVDILKGLRGYYEEYHGVRYTLPGIKAAVELSSRHINDRYLPDKAIDVIDEAGTLHKLNPGSKNTVSVNEIEKVVARMARIPAQRISATDKSRLGSLESDLKQVVYGQDSAVETICRSILRSRAGLKQHGRPTGSFLLYGPTGVGKTELAKQLASTLGVQFLRFDMSEYMEKHAVARLIGAPPGYVGFDQGGLLTDAIRKNPYTVLLLDEIEKAHPDLFNILLQVMDYATLTDNSGRKADFRHVILLMTTNAGAREMSTANLGFGTRGTEDMSFKGKEALEKLFSPEFRNRLDGMVSFAPLSKDIMERIVEKFVAEIEEQMKEKKVHLELAPKARTWLAEHGFDPAFGARPLGRLLQEEVKDRLAQEILFGCLQKGGTARIKLKPEKKRTKDDNLDFEFTAGSCAPKKAAKKPTKKTTQKRAKETVS, from the coding sequence ATGCTGAGCAAACGACTTGAAAACGTACTGACGGTCGCGGTGCGCGAGGTTCGCCGCCGCAATCATGAATATCTTACCCTGGAGCACCTTCTGTACGCCCTGGTCCAGGAAGAGCAGGGCAAGGAGATTCTCTCCAACTGCGGCGTGGATGTCTCCCGCCTGCAGAATCAGTTGGAGCGATTCTTCGTGGACCATATGGAAGTCATTCCGGAGCTCTCTACCGAGGTGGTCCAGACGCTGGGCGTACAGCGCGTGCTCCAGCGGGCCATTCTGCAGATGCAGTCGGCCGGCAAGGAAAAGGTGGAGGTTGGAGACGTGCTCGCCGCTCTGTTCGACGAGGACGACTCCTTCGCGGTCTACTTCCTGAAATCCCACGGCGCCACGCGCCTGGACATACTCGAGTACATCTCGCACCACGCCCCCAAGTCCGGCGGCTGGAAGGGAGACGACTCCCTGGAAGGCAAAGTGGACGCGGGGCCGGGGTCCAAGTCGAAGAAGAACGGATCCATGCTCGAACAATTCACCGTGAACCTTGTGGAACGGGCCAAGGCCGGCTCCATCGACCCGCTCATCGGCCGCGACGCCGAAATGGAGCGCACGGTGCAGGTCCTCGCCCGCCGTCGCAAGAACAACCCGCTTTTCGTGGGCGATCCCGGCGTTGGCAAGACCGCCATGGCCGAAGGCCTGGCCTTGCGCATCGTGAACGAGGAAGTACCAGAACAGTTCCACGATGCCGTGATTTACATGCTGGACATGGGCGCGTTACTGGCAGGCACCAAGTACCGCGGCGATTTCGAGGTGCGCATGAAAGGGGTAATCTCCGAACTGGAGAAGTCCCCCGGCGCCATCCTCTTCATCGACGAGATACACACCATCGTAGGCGCCGGCGCCACCAGCGGCGGCACCCTGGACGCCTCGAACATCCTCAAGCCCTTTTTGGCCTCGGGCTCCATCCGCTGCATAGGCTCCACGACATACGAGGAATACAAGAACCACTTCGAGAAGGATCGCGCTCTGTCGCGCCGGTTCCAGAAGGTCGAGATCAGCGAGCCCACGGTGGAGCAGTGCGTGGACATCCTCAAAGGCCTGCGCGGCTACTACGAGGAATACCACGGGGTGCGCTACACACTGCCCGGCATCAAGGCGGCGGTGGAGCTCTCCTCGCGGCACATCAATGACCGCTATCTGCCGGACAAAGCCATAGACGTGATCGACGAGGCCGGCACCCTGCACAAGCTCAACCCCGGCTCCAAGAACACGGTGAGCGTGAATGAGATTGAAAAGGTCGTGGCGCGCATGGCGCGCATCCCGGCCCAGCGCATCTCAGCCACGGACAAGAGCCGCCTGGGCAGTCTGGAAAGCGACCTGAAGCAGGTGGTTTACGGCCAGGACAGCGCGGTGGAAACAATTTGCCGCTCCATCCTGCGGTCCCGCGCGGGCCTCAAGCAGCACGGCCGGCCCACGGGCTCGTTTTTGCTGTACGGCCCCACCGGCGTGGGCAAGACCGAGCTGGCCAAACAGCTGGCCTCCACTCTGGGGGTGCAGTTCCTGCGCTTCGACATGAGCGAATACATGGAGAAGCACGCCGTGGCGCGGCTCATCGGCGCTCCTCCCGGATACGTAGGGTTCGACCAGGGCGGCCTGCTTACGGACGCCATCCGCAAGAATCCGTACACGGTGCTTCTGCTTGACGAGATCGAAAAGGCCCATCCGGACCTCTTCAACATCCTCTTGCAGGTCATGGACTACGCCACTCTGACCGACAACAGCGGCCGCAAGGCGGATTTCCGCCACGTGATTCTGCTGATGACCACGAACGCCGGCGCGCGCGAAATGTCCACCGCCAACCTGGGCTTCGGCACCAGGGGAACGGAGGACATGAGCTTCAAGGGCAAAGAGGCGCTGGAAAAGCTCTTCAGCCCCGAGTTCCGCAACCGACTCGACGGCATGGTGTCGTTCGCTCCGTTGTCCAAGGACATCATGGAACGCATCGTGGAGAAGTTCGTGGCCGAGATCGAAGAGCAGATGAAGGAGAAAAAGGTGCATCTGGAGCTCGCGCCCAAGGCGCGGACATGGCTGGCCGAGCACGGATTCGACCCCGCTTTCGGCGCCCGTCCGCTGGGTCGGCTGCTTCAGGAGGAGGTCAAGGACCGGCTCGCACAGGAGATACTCTTTGGCTGCCTGCAAAAGGGCGGCACGGCGCGCATCAAGCTCAAGCCCGAGAAAAAGCGCACCAAGGACGACAACCTGGACTTCGAGTTCACGGCAGGCTCCTGCGCGCCGAAGAAGGCCGCGAAGAAGCCGACCAAAAAAACGACTCAAAAGCGCGCCAAGGAGACCGTGTCCTAA
- a CDS encoding fluoride efflux transporter FluC yields the protein MQKLAFIALAGALGSLSRYGLAGLVHRFAGAGFPYGTFVVNIIGSFLFGLVWGFSEGRLGFSPELRIILLTGFMGAFTTFSTFAFESTSMLRTGQLLPFAANVGGQIIVGFTLLWLGLALGKAI from the coding sequence ATGCAGAAACTGGCATTCATCGCCCTGGCCGGCGCGCTCGGCAGCCTTTCCCGCTACGGCCTCGCAGGGCTCGTCCACCGGTTCGCCGGGGCAGGGTTTCCCTACGGGACGTTCGTGGTGAACATCATCGGCTCGTTCCTCTTCGGTCTTGTCTGGGGCTTCTCCGAGGGGCGGCTGGGGTTTTCGCCCGAACTGCGCATCATCCTCCTCACGGGGTTCATGGGCGCATTCACCACTTTTTCCACCTTCGCTTTCGAAAGCACGAGCATGCTGCGCACGGGGCAACTGCTGCCTTTCGCGGCCAACGTGGGCGGCCAGATCATAGTGGGATTCACCCTGCTCTGGCTGGGCCTCGCCCTCGGCAAGGCGATATAA
- a CDS encoding DUF190 domain-containing protein, with product MTEPTIPAEAQRLIIYIGEADRHKGRALYEVIVEAARREGMAGATVFRGLSGFGAHSLMHTANILRLSEDLPLRVEIVDEKSKIEAFLPLLDELMQGGLITMDPVRVISYRHRNSE from the coding sequence ATGACAGAACCAACGATACCGGCCGAAGCGCAACGACTCATAATCTACATCGGTGAAGCGGACCGGCACAAGGGCCGCGCCCTGTACGAAGTGATCGTCGAAGCGGCGCGGCGTGAAGGAATGGCCGGCGCAACCGTGTTCCGCGGACTTTCCGGCTTTGGCGCGCACAGCCTTATGCACACGGCGAACATCCTTCGCCTTTCGGAGGACCTTCCGCTGCGCGTCGAAATCGTGGATGAAAAATCCAAAATCGAAGCGTTTCTGCCCCTGCTCGACGAGCTCATGCAAGGCGGGCTGATTACAATGGATCCGGTGCGGGTGATCTCCTACCGCCACAGGAACAGCGAGTAG
- a CDS encoding SGNH/GDSL hydrolase family protein, giving the protein MLVSNKARFLGHDFISDVLYDDIDNLESLLDATCFGYEPFTENYGFVLNSKGFRTKEYERKKPEGTYRIVFLGDSFTINSGPLPYEHHWVRHLDQWASERFGERVELINLGIPCSGPEFQKRLWEIEAASLEPDLVVHAFCTVNDYQDDVALKTQQGRNVGIEIGAETSFRESIFRALYKASAFVRMLHNVLKLQGVEQTADDLPTATMAPDEYDHGGFAVETRPFDPDQASYTESMYLTVNKAFLGWLHEDFREYFDQQAEGAHAALRAMYDSIRASGATLLVVIVPGEHQVDQEFFNVVIDSMGLPAEEFDLELPQVTLRNMLDEEGIPYIDLLDTFRQAHSGPNSLYILRDSHWNPAGNALAAETIEPVLEQIITRDMMAEASTP; this is encoded by the coding sequence ATGCTGGTCAGCAATAAGGCGCGATTTCTGGGGCACGATTTCATTTCCGACGTGCTCTACGATGATATCGACAACCTGGAATCGCTGCTCGATGCAACATGCTTCGGTTATGAACCGTTCACCGAAAACTATGGGTTCGTCCTCAACTCCAAAGGATTCCGGACCAAGGAGTACGAACGGAAAAAACCGGAAGGCACCTATCGGATCGTTTTCCTGGGTGACTCCTTCACCATAAACAGCGGCCCGCTGCCCTATGAGCACCACTGGGTGCGCCATCTCGACCAATGGGCCTCTGAGCGGTTTGGTGAACGCGTTGAGCTCATCAATCTCGGCATTCCATGTTCCGGTCCGGAGTTTCAGAAGCGGTTGTGGGAGATCGAGGCCGCGTCTCTGGAACCGGACCTCGTAGTCCACGCGTTCTGCACGGTGAACGACTATCAGGACGACGTCGCCCTGAAGACGCAGCAAGGACGCAACGTCGGCATAGAGATTGGCGCTGAGACATCGTTTCGCGAATCGATTTTTCGCGCTCTGTACAAAGCGAGCGCCTTTGTCCGCATGCTGCACAATGTGCTCAAGCTTCAAGGCGTGGAACAAACCGCGGACGACCTGCCCACCGCGACAATGGCGCCGGACGAATACGACCATGGCGGCTTTGCGGTGGAGACCAGGCCGTTCGACCCGGACCAGGCTTCCTATACCGAATCAATGTACCTGACCGTGAACAAAGCATTTCTCGGTTGGCTGCATGAAGACTTCAGAGAGTACTTCGATCAGCAGGCCGAGGGTGCCCACGCAGCGCTGCGGGCGATGTACGATTCGATCAGGGCCAGCGGCGCCACGCTTCTGGTGGTCATCGTGCCCGGAGAGCACCAGGTGGACCAGGAGTTCTTCAATGTAGTTATCGATTCCATGGGCCTGCCCGCTGAGGAGTTCGATCTCGAACTGCCGCAAGTCACCCTGCGCAACATGCTCGATGAAGAGGGCATCCCCTACATCGACCTTCTGGATACGTTCAGGCAGGCCCATAGCGGGCCGAACTCCCTGTACATCCTGCGCGACTCCCATTGGAACCCGGCGGGCAATGCATTGGCGGCCGAAACCATCGAGCCGGTTCTGGAACAGATAATCACCCGGGACATGATGGCGGAGGCTTCCACTCCCTGA
- the aat gene encoding leucyl/phenylalanyl-tRNA--protein transferase, with amino-acid sequence MAIFYLPKSGVGFPDPQGADPDGLLAVGGDLSPRRLIAAYALGIFPWYHQGSPILWWSPDPRCVLEPGGLALNRRLTRTLRQRNYAVTLDTAFDRVIRACAEVCRRGEYGTWITSEMLEAYTTLHHAGLVHSVEVWNDAGELVGGLYGVALGRAFFGESMFHTADDASKAGLVCLVRLLEERGFHLMDCQQTTAHMLRFGAHEIPRCEFNERLTRAVREKTYRGPWTSWIPDPENPPRS; translated from the coding sequence GTGGCAATATTCTATTTGCCCAAGTCCGGGGTTGGTTTTCCCGATCCCCAGGGCGCGGATCCCGATGGCCTGCTGGCGGTGGGGGGCGACCTCTCCCCCCGCCGGCTCATCGCGGCGTACGCTCTGGGGATTTTTCCGTGGTATCATCAGGGGAGCCCCATCCTCTGGTGGTCTCCGGACCCCCGTTGCGTTCTCGAACCGGGCGGTCTCGCACTGAACAGGCGGCTCACGCGGACCTTGCGCCAGCGCAACTACGCCGTGACCCTGGATACCGCATTCGACAGGGTCATCCGAGCATGCGCCGAGGTCTGCCGCCGCGGCGAGTATGGCACGTGGATCACTTCGGAAATGCTGGAGGCTTACACCACGCTCCATCACGCCGGCCTGGTCCATTCCGTGGAGGTGTGGAACGACGCCGGCGAACTGGTGGGCGGCTTGTACGGCGTGGCTCTCGGCCGTGCCTTTTTCGGCGAGTCCATGTTCCACACGGCGGACGACGCCTCCAAGGCGGGCCTCGTCTGCCTCGTGCGTCTTCTGGAGGAACGCGGTTTTCATCTGATGGATTGCCAGCAGACCACTGCGCACATGCTCCGCTTCGGCGCGCACGAGATTCCGAGGTGCGAATTCAATGAACGCCTGACCCGTGCCGTGCGCGAAAAAACCTACCGCGGTCCGTGGACATCCTGGATTCCTGATCCGGAAAATCCGCCGCGCTCGTAA
- a CDS encoding ATP-dependent Clp protease adaptor ClpS, with the protein MTTPYNRPEFEPEIGLEEEVGEPRKYKVLLHNDDYTTMDFVIRVLMEIFRKSETEATHIMLTIHEKGVGTCGIYPAEVAETKINEVHSRARREGFPLRASMEEV; encoded by the coding sequence ATGACCACTCCGTATAATCGTCCTGAATTCGAACCGGAAATCGGACTGGAGGAAGAGGTCGGGGAGCCCCGCAAGTACAAGGTTCTCCTGCACAACGACGACTACACCACTATGGACTTCGTCATCAGAGTGCTTATGGAAATATTTCGGAAATCGGAAACAGAAGCAACGCACATCATGCTGACCATTCACGAAAAAGGGGTCGGCACATGCGGTATATATCCGGCAGAGGTCGCCGAAACCAAGATAAACGAGGTTCATTCCCGTGCACGCCGGGAGGGTTTCCCTCTACGGGCCTCCATGGAGGAAGTGTGA
- a CDS encoding class IV adenylate cyclase has translation MALETEIKFVDADLDRVRETLQVLGAERKGRWFERNLVFDDTGRTLRDRGVLLRLRRDRAAVLTLKQPPEVEAEGVKTFVESETIVRDFEVMRDILEGLGYIVAFRYEKVREEWVYEGVHICLDNLPFGRFVELEGDREEILALAEELRLSLDTSSTATYHELNRIHRQENNLPPDESFVFDAPPDV, from the coding sequence ATGGCCCTGGAGACAGAAATCAAGTTTGTGGATGCGGACCTGGACCGCGTCCGCGAGACTCTACAAGTTTTGGGCGCAGAGCGGAAGGGGCGGTGGTTCGAGCGCAACCTCGTTTTTGACGACACCGGACGGACCCTGCGCGACAGAGGCGTGCTGCTGCGATTGCGCAGGGACCGCGCCGCCGTGCTCACACTCAAGCAGCCGCCCGAAGTGGAGGCCGAGGGTGTGAAGACGTTCGTGGAGAGCGAGACGATCGTCCGGGATTTCGAGGTGATGCGAGATATTCTGGAGGGATTGGGATACATCGTGGCCTTCCGCTACGAGAAGGTCCGCGAGGAATGGGTCTATGAAGGGGTCCACATCTGCCTGGACAATCTGCCATTCGGCAGGTTCGTGGAACTGGAAGGGGATCGTGAAGAAATTCTGGCTCTTGCCGAAGAATTGCGGCTTTCCCTGGACACGTCCTCCACGGCTACATATCATGAACTCAACAGAATCCACCGGCAGGAGAACAACCTGCCGCCGGACGAAAGCTTCGTTTTCGACGCACCGCCTGACGTTTGA
- a CDS encoding acyltransferase, translating to MSKTATHAANTVGPQDLPEPPSSGRHPQRIYYLDMLRVLAIFAVVAIHAIGLSHMDTSDLDAWWIGHTIITFSYYCVPVLVMISGAMLLSPGKQMPLLKFYRKRLPKIVIPLAVWSFFYYLCDIHIHDRNFWFPTYFKRLMSVGLEGHLWFLYMITGLYLMTPFIRAMLSEDEKNNTMRTATSFLLVYAVFSTLLFFFEVYYQIPPYSFLSEAVFSLYIFYFILGHVLHRVEIPRALGLMLSPAVFFISAIITYYGHYRYAVVLETTRPYFFNHGAPFIMLMGASFFIFFKSLRYKDSPFMRIVIQLSSVSYGIYLCHVLVLKFLNGELLPIFDGTIFSPFTPRSFEPFLSGPLLIIVAYLLSLGIALGFQRSKYLRWMVP from the coding sequence ATGTCTAAAACTGCCACGCACGCCGCGAATACCGTCGGTCCTCAGGACCTGCCCGAGCCGCCTTCCAGCGGCCGTCATCCTCAGCGAATATATTACCTGGACATGCTCCGGGTTTTGGCGATTTTCGCCGTCGTCGCCATCCATGCCATAGGCCTGTCCCATATGGACACTTCAGACCTGGACGCGTGGTGGATCGGCCATACGATCATCACTTTCTCGTACTACTGCGTGCCGGTGCTTGTCATGATCTCGGGAGCGATGCTTCTTTCCCCGGGCAAGCAGATGCCGTTGCTGAAATTCTACCGCAAGCGGCTGCCCAAGATTGTCATACCGCTGGCTGTATGGTCCTTCTTCTACTATTTGTGCGACATCCACATTCACGACCGCAACTTCTGGTTTCCCACCTACTTCAAGCGCCTCATGTCCGTGGGCCTGGAGGGCCACCTCTGGTTCCTGTACATGATTACAGGCCTGTACCTGATGACGCCGTTCATCCGAGCCATGCTTTCCGAAGACGAGAAGAACAACACCATGCGTACGGCAACATCCTTTCTTCTCGTGTACGCGGTTTTCAGCACCCTGCTGTTCTTCTTCGAGGTTTATTACCAGATCCCGCCGTACAGCTTCCTCTCGGAAGCTGTTTTCTCCCTGTACATTTTCTACTTCATACTTGGTCATGTACTGCACCGGGTGGAGATCCCCCGCGCTCTGGGACTCATGCTCAGTCCGGCAGTGTTCTTCATCAGCGCAATAATCACCTATTATGGCCACTATCGCTACGCCGTTGTTCTCGAAACAACCCGGCCCTATTTTTTCAACCACGGCGCTCCCTTCATCATGCTCATGGGTGCTTCATTTTTTATTTTCTTCAAGTCGTTGCGATACAAAGACAGCCCCTTCATGAGGATCGTCATCCAGCTCTCTTCCGTTTCGTACGGAATTTACCTCTGCCACGTTCTCGTGCTCAAGTTCCTGAACGGCGAGCTGCTCCCGATTTTCGACGGAACAATTTTCTCTCCGTTCACACCTCGATCATTCGAACCCTTTCTCAGCGGCCCACTTCTGATCATCGTGGCTTATCTGCTGTCCTTGGGCATTGCCCTGGGATTCCAGCGCTCGAAGTACCTGCGCTGGATGGTGCCCTGA